The Deinococcus hopiensis KR-140 sequence CAGGCCCATCACGGCGTTGAGCTCCATGCGCCGGGCGCGCAGCAGTTCGGCGGCCCGCTTGAAGATCGTCGCGCGCTGCATGGGATCCGAAAAACGCCACTCCCCGAAGGCCTGCTTGGCTGCAGAAATGGCCTGCTCCAGTTGCTCCGGCGTCGCCTTGGGAAAGTGCCAGGCCACCTCGCGCGTATCCGCCGGGTTGCGAACTGCAAACGTTTCGCCGCCCTCTACCCGCTGCCCGCCGATGTACAGGGGGAAGGCTTTGCCGAGGAACTTCCCGCGGACCGTGCGGTAGGCCTCGCGCTGCTTCGCCGCGATTTCTTCCTGCCCGAAGTTGAAATACGGCTCGTGTTCAAAGGGGAGGAACCCCTCCATCAGTGTGCCCGTCATGTCTGGCCTCCTTAGAATTAAGGGGAGGCTAACACGGGGTCCGAAGGCCCTGCAAATGCGCTGTCAAGCGCAAAAAATGGTTGTTGGAGGGGTGGCGGGTGGAGGGCTTGTTCACCCCAAAACCTTACAGATGTAAGGCCTCTTTCTGGGCCCACAGTGCAGCTCCAATCAGGCCTGCGTCCGCCCCCAGTTCGGCATGAACGGCTTCCGGTTGGTAGCGGGCTGGAAAGTGGGCGAGGGCGGCCCGAAGCTGGGCGAGATAACCGGGACGCAGGCCCACGCTGCCGCCCAGCGCCACGCGGGTCACGCCCAGCAGGGCGGCCACATCCGCGGTTTTCCAGGCGACGAGGGCGGCGGAGTGGTTTTCGGCGGCGGCGGCCACCGCGTCTCCCGCATCCGCTGCGTCACACAGGGCGCGGGCGTCGGTGAAGCCGAGTGTCTGCGCCCGCTTGCCCAGGGCCGTGCCGCTCGTCTCGAATTCCAGCGGTCCGAGGGGCCCGAGGGGAGGCACTTCCGTTCCCGCATGCCATACGGTGGGGACGCTGACAAAGCCCAGCTCGGCGTCCAGCCCGTTGGCGGCGAGGTGCAGCCGCCCACCCAGTACAAGGCCCGCCCCGAGTCCCGTACTGACCGTCACAAACATGAATTCCGTCGTTCCGCGCCCCGCACCCGCCGCGAACTCGCCCCATGCGGCGGCGCGGGCGTCGTTGAGTGCCGAGCAGGGCAGTCCCAGCTCTTCCGAGAGCCGTGCGGCGAGGGGAATACCGGTCCAGCCGGGGAAGGTGTGCGCCGCCGT is a genomic window containing:
- a CDS encoding ROK family protein; the encoded protein is MTSASLPAASPLLALDIGGTSMRAARVEGGRITERREVRTPRPAAPEAVLRAALDLARPLTAGALAVGVACAGAVAGGRVTATAAHTFPGWTGIPLAARLSEELGLPCSALNDARAAAWGEFAAGAGRGTTEFMFVTVSTGLGAGLVLGGRLHLAANGLDAELGFVSVPTVWHAGTEVPPLGPLGPLEFETSGTALGKRAQTLGFTDARALCDAADAGDAVAAAAENHSAALVAWKTADVAALLGVTRVALGGSVGLRPGYLAQLRAALAHFPARYQPEAVHAELGADAGLIGAALWAQKEALHL